The following is a genomic window from Malus sylvestris chromosome 7, drMalSylv7.2, whole genome shotgun sequence.
GCACAAAACTTGATGTTCAAACGCAGAGGCTCAGCTTTGCCATACATAAATATAGATGTGGTCATATATTTTACATTATGACGCAGATAACAGCATTCTACTGAAGCCAGTCAGTCATGCTTCAATATATTAGGGCCCCGTTCAGCTACTGACTCTGGTTTAACGCATGGTGATACATAGTAATAATCATGACCTTAACCATTGACATCGATTCAACATTCTTAAAGACTTGTTTTTATCACAAAACTTAAAGCACCTAGTTTTGACGAGTGCACTTTAAGGTTTAAGCAGTTTGATATTCAATTAACTAGGTCCAGATATTTCATATAACATGTAATGTACTATTGCTACAGGATAGGGGAATCATTCGTcgtaggtcgtacccagtgcacaaggctcccgctttacgcagggtctgggataGGGGAATCAttgatagaaaaaaaattagaggcGAGATCGTACCAGGATCATCAAAATAGCAACCAATTCCTGTCGCAGAAATACCAACGGCATGTGCTTCAAGATACAGCACCTGCCCAAGTACTCCAGTCTCCCAAAACAATCGAGGATACATCCACACTTTTTTATCTTGCAACATAGGGTTAAAACAAGCTACCATACCAAGACTGAAGCATCCATGACTGGCAATTTCCTGCATAAAAGCATTATTTTAGGAGTtggatacacacacacagacacacagaGGTGCCTCAATCGTAATTTGATTTCAGTAGGAAACGAAATCATTCTTCAAGTATAGGATCAAATTGGGGATTTTGCAAATTTGTAGTCAAGGCAACAACTCAGATTTTGCGAATTCGGCTTGAGATTGTAGTAAACAATGATTCATCAGACACTTCAAGAATTCCCAATAAAACAACTTTCGATGGTCACTCTAGAATCATATTCCAGCATTATTCAATATCTAACTTACCATAGAATTTATACACCGTCAAGTTAAAACCCCAAGAAAATACCATTTACATTTGACATACCTGATGGCATGAGAGCTTTTCAGCAAGGGCACGGCAATCAGTTCTATAAAGTTCGTATAAAGGAAGATTATCCGGGCAACCCTCTGGTTTTACCCACTTGAATCCGGACCTCGTTGATTTCTTGAGCTCATCAAAATGGTCTTCATTCCTCACCAAGAAATATAAACCCTGTGGCAACCCTTCCACCCTATGAACAAACAAAGCAGCATGAACCTCCGCATCCCAAGGAAGAGCCCGAAATGGCAATCCCAAAGACCTCTTCTGCTTCCCTCCATTTCGAGAACCCGAAGGAAGACAATGCAAAAGAATCTGATAAAATGTGCTTCTATCCATCACAGTAACTCCATCCATATCAACCGCACTCCTACGCTTCCTAATCACTTCCCTAACTGTAAAACCCTTATATGAACTTTCACTACAAATCCCACTACTCTGAAATGGATCAACTAAAAACTTATCACCAATACTTAACTCTTTCTTCACGGCCTCTGCCGTTCTATAGATTACATCCCAACAAATGTGCTCTTTACTAAGCAAATTCGGCTTTCCCTTCCACTCCAATTTTGAAAATTCCGACATCACCAAACTAAACTTCTTATAATTCACATCAAATTCACCAACCCCGTTAGGAAAAACCACCAGAATACAATCCGGATGCTCGAATTCCATCTCGGGAAACCGGCCTTTAACAGGCCGAGAAGGAATTTGAAACCTTGGCAACATTTCAAGCCCCATTAGCTTCTCCAAATCCTCATAACCCAGCCCATCAAGAAGCTTCACGTCCCAGCCAAGTTCCGCTGCCGCCATCGAAACCGCAGCAATAGCATGACCCACATCGTGATTACAGTACCTAAAAGCGCGTTCGCCGTACTTCCAGGCCTCCCTCCAGAAAATCGACGACAAGCCAATGAGGAACGAGTCCTTCGGGAAGAAACCGGAGAAAACCCACGATGGGATTTCAGCTCTGAGCTCCAAAGCATGCTCCTTCGGAGCGTAATGCGCTACGAAACTTGAATCGGAGAGCGATTCTATTGGGGGAGAAATGATATAAGCCTCGGTGGGGTGTAAATTGCCGCTGCTGGGATTGACTCTGAGCGACCAGGTCGAAAACCCAGCAGTTTTCCAAGCTGAGAGAGCCAAAGAATCGTAGAAAAACTGAGAAATGGTGGATTTGGAGATGGGTTTTggaggagggagagagtggAACAGAGAGGAATACAGAGGAGTGTCTGGGGTTTGATTGTCTGTGGGGCAGTGCAGGAGAGGAAGGAGAGGGGCGGGGGCGTACCGACGGAATGGGTTGGGCTGGTTGGCCCAGTCGAGGCCGTGGGGGCCTCTGGCGTATTTGGTGAACTGGTGCTTGGTCTGGTTGTGGTACTTGAGTACCTGCTGCAAATGGAGATCTTTGTCTTGTGGGTCTTGGGGTTGTTTGGGGTTGGAGACTGAAGAGGAAGAGAAGGACATGGCGGGGATTAAGGTTTTGctggcggtggtggtggtgagttTGGAGGCGGTGGAAGGAGGTGGAAGAGTGGAGAGTTTATAGGGAAAGTGAACCTTGTGGAATGGAGTGGTGGCATATTTTGCTTTCattctttctttctgttttaTGAAAGGAAAAAATGGTTCCAACGTTTTTGTTCTATCTTCTAGACCTTCCCATTACTTTGAAAATTCGATGGACACGATTGATTTGATGGTTCCAACTTTTTCGCGGATCATTTCTATCTAATTCTCTTTATCAAATAATTTGAATTcttaaaatttaatctaacggtTACAAATAAGACCCATTCTAAAGTTATAAtatatttaaccgttagatcaaattttaaaaattcgaATTATTTGATAAGAATGATTAGGTAGAAGAAGTAGAAAAGATTCGGAAATgatccctttccttttcttaGTTTATATCTCATGTGCCGATTTGCTGTTGGGGCTGTTTGATCTGGGCCCAAAAACGATCTTCTTTGTTTCAAGTCCAATTCGTAACTAGTTTTCAAGCTCACACACTTTTTATCCCTTATTTATTTGGTATTGGTATTGAAACTTCAAGAAGTATCATTGTGCTCTCTAAAACTTACTAGACCTAATTGGATAAATAGTTCCGATAGTAATAAAGTAGTTGAAATATAGTTTTCATAGTAAAAAAAATCGAATTTAAACTCCTGCAGTAATGTCCGTTAGAATATATacccaaaacaaaattttcgttagttttccgtTAACTCCATTAGTTTTTCGTGAGTGTAGAGCATAACTTGGAAAATAGTGAGTCACAACCAAGGTTCTCTACCCACCACTGCCAATGGCAAAGCAGCCAACCACAGCTTGGAAAATGTTATCATCTGCTACCGCCCTaaaatctttttctttccttctaaACTTCTGAAGTAGCGAAAACAAAATCCTAAAAATGGTGGTGGCTGGAAATTAGTGACAGATGAAGCTCATTCAGATATCTGCACTTTCTCCATGGCAGAGTGACCTCTCGGACTCTGAGCCACACTCGGCTTCCTCCACAGCTGCCGAAGTCGAAGCCATTAATTCGAGCGGTCTATCAGGGATTAAATCAAACACCTTCAGTGCAATATGTTTTTATCTCCCTCATGTTCGAACTATGGACTGCTAATCATTGTGGGGTTTTGTCTCTGAAATCGAATTGGGAGATTGGGGGAGGAAGTTgagctttttgggtttttttttttcttttctctttttctcattAGCATTACTTGTATTTAGAGTCAGCTACAACCtctgtttttcttgttttcgaATGTTTCGCTTCGCGAATACCGTGAATGGAATGATACATTTTGCAGGAAAAAGATAGCATATCGAAAAATCGTGCTCAAAGACCTTCGATTCACCATTGCTCTCGTCTAGCATTGTCTGAATTCAAGCTTGTTCTTGGTTATATTGAGCTAGCTTGTTGGAAAGGTTGCATTATCAAGCCTgtgtacttaaaaaaaaattaaaattaaaattaaaattaaaaaacaaatcttAACGGAGAAACTAatggaaattttaattttgtgtttaattcCTAACGAACTTCAAAACAGGggttttaattcaaatttattaTCACGAGGCTATCTTCCGAATACCCTATCACCACGAGAATaatttatccaattaggccaacTTTCTATTTAGAAGTAAAATACAGTTATGATtcttaataaattttttggAGTTTCAAtaataatatcttttttttcttaaacatttttttaaagaagAGTATGATACTTCATTAAAGGACATTACAAATATATATCATGAAAAACTCGGCCCCAAAAAGGCCATTGCAAACTAGATATACAAATATTATAACAAAACATCACTAATTGCAAAGCATAGACTTCAAGCACTCATCCGAACGATTCGGGAACCGCACGATTAAAAGATCCATAAAACTGTTAAACTTCGTGTTACATGGAGATTATGTGAGACTAAAATCTCAAACCATAAATTGGAATATGGAGTATGATGACCATGAGTCGATCGTATCACCTAATCACCATCACGATCCTAAAACACCAAATAAAGTAGATCTAGTtaatcaaaagcttcacccttGACACATAGATCCAAAAGAGGTAACAcaccaaaatgaaaattaaaatcaagCACTCTCCTATAGAAAGCAATCAATCTTATGGTATATGGAACCTTGAGCATGAAATGTGTAAAACCACGTCTTCCTATTGCTAGGTTTTCGTCAATATGAACTCCCATTGAAGCGAATGAGGTTTTCGTCAACATGAACTCCCATTGAAGTGAAGGCAAAAATGTGGTTGTAAGCTCGTATATTCTGCCTAAAATGTCTTCCCTTGGCAAATTGGTTGTAAAAGAGCTCAGTCATTCCAGGAGGGGACAGTGTCAATGGTAGAGCAAGCTTTCCACGTAAGCAACACATTTTAGATGTTTCATGAGAGAACAAACGGGCATGACAATCTGGACATGTGGTTGGAATTGACATGTGAAATCTTAGGATTTCtatgttttcattaaagtttctaGCACAATTATGAATTGGCCTTGTTCCCATAATATGCTATTGAGGTGGTACGTCCTCGTTAGGTTGGATCTCATTTTcattaatgagattaaaatcATTTGCGTCAAAAGGAAACACTAAAGGTGTTTTATGATTTAGAGAGCATAGTTGAATTTGTAGGTATTAATATTCAAAAATTGATACCTTCATTGATGATGGGTGGATAAGAATATTCATTGGAGTATTCGAACTGAATGATTGCGATGTTGTATTTTCTGttataatcaaatgaaatggaaaTAAGGTAATAAGTGGTGCTTACAGTAATGATGATATTGATGTTTATCTTTTTCAAAGTTGTACTATGGTAGTTTGTACGATCACCATTATTAGTAAAGCTTTGAATAAGTCCATCCTAAGGCAAGTGTGTCCTATTTGATTGGGCAATTTGCCTTATATGAGTTAAGATCATTGTTCTTGGAACTTGATTGTTGTTGCCTTCTCCAAACGGCACTATGTTGAGTCGTTCAACATTATTGCTACTGCCTTCATCGAATTGCACTATGTTAGGGTGTTGAATTTGATCGGTATCACCACCAAATAACATTATGTTTGAGCGTTGAATTTGTTGAACACGATAATTGGATTGTCGTCGTGCTAAGTAATCGTGTCTTTGCCTTGAACTCATCGAATTCCGCCTCATACGTTGTTGATCCCGTCATTGCTCTCGTTGGCTTTGTCTCTCATCAGTAACATATGCATTTTGTTGCTCTAAACCAAGAACGTAATGGTGCACGAAAAATATTAGCAAgcataaaatattatttaagtacctacatacttattttttttccttttgtttttgtaattAAATCAATGGTATACattacgtttttttttctttttcgtttggttggaaaaaaataaaaaagtttacgGTAGACTTAGTTTATTAAAGAGTAAATATTATAACAGTGgtaaaataaaattagtttACAGCGGACTTGATTTACCACATAGTGACATGGGAAGAGAGGATGAGGACAAAGGAACAGTTTCTACTACCTTAGTGTTTTGgggtaaaaaaaaaggttcattCCACTATTTTTTATagaacttttcatttttttaatttctgttgCTATATCAATATACTACATCTTTATGTGAtgttctttttatatttttctcttgACTATTATAGTTGAACTGTTATTCCAAGTTTACATAAAAAATTTATCACCTATCATTCCAAACATATTcctttccatattatttttttgtctgTAGACATAGCAGAATTATTAAATGGATGTTTGCATTGATAGTACAAAAAGGCAATGACAATGTAAAATCACTATTCGTTTAATATTAATAGATATGTGTTAATAATTCGTACAAAAATATTCATACAACGTTGGGGTTTAG
Proteins encoded in this region:
- the LOC126629265 gene encoding uncharacterized protein LOC126629265 yields the protein MKAKYATTPFHKVHFPYKLSTLPPPSTASKLTTTTASKTLIPAMSFSSSSVSNPKQPQDPQDKDLHLQQVLKYHNQTKHQFTKYARGPHGLDWANQPNPFRRYAPAPLLPLLHCPTDNQTPDTPLYSSLFHSLPPPKPISKSTISQFFYDSLALSAWKTAGFSTWSLRVNPSSGNLHPTEAYIISPPIESLSDSSFVAHYAPKEHALELRAEIPSWVFSGFFPKDSFLIGLSSIFWREAWKYGERAFRYCNHDVGHAIAAVSMAAAELGWDVKLLDGLGYEDLEKLMGLEMLPRFQIPSRPVKGRFPEMEFEHPDCILVVFPNGVGEFDVNYKKFSLVMSEFSKLEWKGKPNLLSKEHICWDVIYRTAEAVKKELSIGDKFLVDPFQSSGICSESSYKGFTVREVIRKRRSAVDMDGVTVMDRSTFYQILLHCLPSGSRNGGKQKRSLGLPFRALPWDAEVHAALFVHRVEGLPQGLYFLVRNEDHFDELKKSTRSGFKWVKPEGCPDNLPLYELYRTDCRALAEKLSCHQEIASHGCFSLGMVACFNPMLQDKKVWMYPRLFWETGVLGQVLYLEAHAVGISATGIGCYFDDPVHELLGLKGSNFQSLYHFTVGGPVIDRRIMSLPAYPGPDVDA